The following coding sequences are from one Deltaproteobacteria bacterium window:
- a CDS encoding RnfABCDGE type electron transport complex subunit D — protein MADTKTEVAPQLIVSASPHLRTTDSVEKIMYSVVIALLPALAGAVYYFGLRALWVTGIAVVTAVATEAAIQKCRKVRITALDGSAIVTGILLAFNVPPGVPWWIPVVGTVFAIAIGKHVFGGLGLNPMNPALLGRAFLMASWPVMMTTGWSVPTGGTTSGVDAVTGATPLMVIKAAMRDLALGINVEQSRAIVESAGTTKAYLSLFVGSVGGCIGETSALLLIVGAAYLFYKNYINYRIPLSFIGTVAILGWIFGGEGLFTGDFMFHILAGGLILGAFFMATDMVTCPSSPLGQWIFGFGCGLLTIVIRLVGGYPEGVSYSILLMNLTTPLLDRYTKPKVFGA, from the coding sequence ATGGCAGACACAAAAACAGAAGTGGCTCCGCAGCTTATCGTCAGCGCTTCCCCCCATTTGAGGACAACGGATTCAGTCGAGAAAATCATGTACTCGGTGGTTATCGCGCTGCTTCCGGCTCTGGCGGGTGCCGTGTATTATTTTGGGCTGCGGGCACTTTGGGTCACAGGTATTGCCGTTGTAACGGCCGTGGCGACGGAAGCGGCAATACAAAAATGCCGCAAGGTTCGGATTACGGCTCTGGACGGAAGCGCCATCGTCACGGGCATCCTGCTGGCCTTCAATGTACCGCCCGGTGTCCCCTGGTGGATTCCCGTTGTTGGAACGGTTTTCGCCATCGCCATCGGCAAACACGTTTTCGGCGGTCTCGGCCTGAATCCCATGAACCCGGCGCTTCTGGGGCGGGCTTTTCTCATGGCGTCCTGGCCGGTAATGATGACCACGGGATGGAGCGTACCCACGGGAGGCACGACATCCGGCGTGGATGCCGTAACCGGGGCCACGCCCCTGATGGTCATCAAGGCGGCGATGCGCGACCTGGCCCTGGGTATCAACGTCGAACAATCCAGGGCAATCGTTGAGTCTGCCGGAACGACGAAAGCCTATCTTTCACTTTTTGTCGGAAGTGTCGGCGGGTGCATCGGAGAGACCTCCGCCTTGCTGCTGATCGTTGGGGCGGCTTACCTTTTTTACAAGAATTACATCAATTACCGCATTCCCCTGTCCTTTATTGGTACGGTCGCTATTTTGGGCTGGATCTTCGGGGGCGAAGGTCTCTTTACGGGAGACTTCATGTTTCACATCCTGGCCGGCGGGCTCATTCTCGGGGCCTTCTTTATGGCGACAGATATGGTCACCTGTCCGTCGTCACCGCTGGGTCAGTGGATATTCGGTTTTGGCTGCGGTCTGTTGACCATTGTGATCCGTCTTGTCGGCGGCTATCCTGAAGGAGTTTCCTATTCTATTTTGCTGATGAACCTGACTACGCCTCTTCTGGATCGGTATACGAAACCCAAGGTTTTTGGAGCATAA
- a CDS encoding FMN-binding protein — protein sequence MLNITKLGFILGIFCVSAAFALSAVYESTKGKIAYEKEKVMQEALRSVLPEAKNIVLTTSPDGKEYYCGFAGDDTDVPPVGYAIVAAGKGYSSTIQTLVGLAPDGVIKGMNIMYQQETPGLGTKAVEIKYGEKDPWFQRQFIGSFGDTVAVDKDGGKIQCITGSTITSRAIASSIKQEVEWMRSKAILKPVQE from the coding sequence GTGTTGAACATTACCAAACTTGGATTTATTCTGGGAATTTTTTGTGTGAGCGCGGCGTTTGCCTTGAGTGCTGTTTATGAAAGCACGAAAGGGAAGATCGCCTACGAGAAGGAAAAAGTCATGCAAGAGGCACTGAGAAGTGTTCTTCCCGAAGCGAAAAACATTGTTTTGACGACGTCGCCGGACGGGAAGGAGTATTACTGCGGATTTGCCGGTGACGACACGGATGTTCCACCTGTCGGCTACGCCATTGTCGCTGCGGGAAAGGGTTATTCCAGCACGATCCAAACCCTGGTCGGCCTTGCGCCGGACGGGGTGATCAAAGGCATGAACATCATGTACCAGCAGGAAACACCGGGATTGGGGACGAAGGCCGTGGAAATCAAGTACGGTGAAAAGGATCCCTGGTTCCAGCGGCAGTTTATAGGGAGCTTTGGCGACACGGTTGCCGTGGACAAGGACGGCGGGAAGATTCAATGTATTACAGGTTCGACCATTACATCGCGGGCGATTGCATCATCCATAAAACAGGAAGTTGAGTGGATGAGGAGCAAGGCCATTTTGAAACCGGTTCAAGAGTAG
- a CDS encoding electron transport complex subunit E encodes MQRTIVQEFTKGIGSENPIFRLVLGLCPALAVTTSLENGLGMGLAATFVLLCSNTIVSLIKGIVPPKIRIPIYIVVIATFVSITEMVMAAYAPDLHKALGIFVPLIVVNCVILGRAEAFAGKNGVFRSVVDGLGMGTGFTISLCVLAGIREILGDGKLWGYPVMGQSFEPVLLLILPAGGFFVMGLLMAALKMKDMRTAAMKRTQAIAEK; translated from the coding sequence ATGCAAAGGACAATAGTACAGGAATTCACCAAGGGCATCGGCAGTGAAAACCCGATATTCCGCCTTGTTCTCGGGTTGTGTCCGGCTCTGGCTGTGACGACTTCATTGGAGAACGGTCTTGGCATGGGACTGGCGGCCACCTTTGTCCTGTTGTGTTCCAACACGATCGTTTCGTTGATAAAAGGGATTGTGCCCCCCAAAATACGGATTCCTATTTACATCGTCGTGATTGCCACATTCGTTTCCATTACGGAAATGGTGATGGCCGCGTATGCGCCGGACTTGCACAAGGCACTGGGCATTTTTGTGCCGCTTATCGTGGTGAACTGCGTTATTCTGGGACGGGCCGAGGCTTTTGCGGGAAAAAACGGTGTATTTCGTTCTGTCGTTGACGGGTTGGGGATGGGGACAGGATTTACCATTTCCCTGTGTGTTCTGGCGGGGATCCGGGAAATACTCGGAGACGGAAAGCTCTGGGGATACCCCGTCATGGGGCAGAGCTTTGAGCCTGTTTTGCTGCTGATTTTGCCGGCGGGGGGTTTCTTTGTCATGGGACTCCTGATGGCGGCGCTCAAGATGAAGGATATGAGGACGGCGGCCATGAAACGCACTCAGGCGATTGCCGAAAAATAA
- a CDS encoding RnfABCDGE type electron transport complex subunit A produces MDIKIIFLIIIYSILIQNFVLSRFLGLCPFFGCSQKLSSAVGMGLAVIFVMVLASSITWILYTYLLDPATSVMGFLATDGVAPDLTFLRTIAFILVIASLVQFIEMFLQKKVPPLYRALGIFLPLITTNCAVLGVAVLNIDGFSAIGLDGKLTFLQSLVQGFAGGVGFLMVLVLMAGLREKLDLETIPESMKGIPVAFIMGGLMAIAFMGFSGLSI; encoded by the coding sequence ATGGATATCAAGATCATATTTCTGATTATTATTTATTCGATTCTGATCCAGAACTTCGTCTTGTCGCGATTTCTGGGTCTATGTCCTTTCTTCGGTTGTTCCCAGAAACTGAGTTCCGCCGTCGGGATGGGACTGGCGGTCATCTTTGTGATGGTTCTCGCTTCATCTATTACCTGGATCCTCTATACTTATCTGCTGGATCCCGCGACGAGTGTCATGGGCTTTTTGGCAACCGATGGCGTCGCTCCGGATTTGACTTTTCTGAGAACAATCGCCTTCATCCTGGTTATTGCTTCATTGGTGCAGTTCATTGAAATGTTCCTGCAGAAAAAGGTCCCCCCCCTGTATCGCGCCCTGGGTATTTTTCTGCCCCTGATTACGACGAACTGTGCCGTTCTGGGTGTCGCTGTGTTGAATATCGATGGCTTCAGTGCAATCGGGCTTGACGGAAAGCTGACATTCCTGCAGAGCCTCGTTCAGGGTTTCGCTGGTGGAGTGGGCTTTCTGATGGTACTGGTTCTGATGGCCGGTTTGCGGGAGAAACTCGACCTGGAGACAATTCCGGAATCGATGAAGGGTATTCCCGTTGCATTTATAATGGGCGGGCTTATGGCGATCGCTTTTATGGGATTTTCAGGGCTTTCTATTTAA
- a CDS encoding RnfABCDGE type electron transport complex subunit B translates to MITVVSSVMILGVIGIFFGACLAYASKIFYVQLDPRVEKIADTLPGANCGACGAAGCFSYAEGVVAGTFPPNACTPGGKDVAAIIGEIMGCAVEEVTPMLAVVHCKGGRKEARQKFEYMGVQDCKAAMLLAGGNKACEYGCLGFGSCVAVCPFQAIEMGDNGLPVVYPELCTGCGLCVKACPRHIISLIPQTQKIYLACANPEKGKAVKGVCEVGCISCGICANKNNNPSGDIVMEGGLPRIDYNDNLRILPGATRCPSDSFVIEVDYPPVTYDADKCDGCEGKPKPLCVKICPSKGCLTFDTEQKKAVYDSDKCVGCELCISECPVVAFK, encoded by the coding sequence ATGATCACAGTCGTTTCATCCGTTATGATTCTTGGCGTTATCGGAATCTTTTTCGGGGCTTGCCTGGCCTATGCCTCTAAAATCTTCTATGTGCAGCTCGACCCGCGTGTTGAAAAGATTGCCGACACCCTGCCCGGTGCGAATTGTGGAGCTTGTGGAGCGGCGGGTTGTTTTTCCTATGCCGAAGGGGTTGTGGCGGGGACGTTTCCTCCGAATGCCTGTACCCCGGGAGGTAAGGATGTCGCCGCTATAATCGGCGAGATTATGGGGTGCGCCGTAGAGGAAGTGACCCCCATGCTGGCCGTCGTCCACTGCAAGGGAGGCCGGAAAGAGGCGAGACAAAAATTTGAATATATGGGGGTGCAGGACTGCAAGGCGGCAATGCTTCTGGCCGGCGGCAACAAAGCCTGTGAATACGGCTGTCTCGGGTTCGGCAGTTGTGTTGCAGTCTGCCCGTTTCAGGCGATTGAAATGGGGGATAACGGGCTGCCTGTCGTGTATCCCGAACTCTGTACCGGATGCGGTCTGTGTGTGAAGGCCTGTCCACGGCATATCATCAGCCTCATTCCGCAGACACAAAAAATCTACCTGGCCTGTGCGAATCCGGAAAAAGGCAAGGCGGTCAAGGGGGTTTGCGAGGTCGGGTGTATTTCCTGCGGTATTTGCGCCAACAAGAACAACAACCCCTCCGGGGATATTGTCATGGAAGGCGGCCTGCCCAGGATAGATTATAATGACAACCTGCGTATTCTGCCTGGGGCGACGCGTTGTCCGTCGGACAGTTTCGTAATCGAAGTTGATTACCCGCCGGTAACATACGATGCCGATAAGTGTGACGGCTGTGAGGGGAAACCGAAACCCCTCTGTGTGAAAATCTGCCCGTCTAAAGGTTGCCTGACCTTTGACACAGAACAGAAGAAGGCTGTTTATGACAGCGACAAGTGCGTCGGCTGTGAATTGTGTATCAGTGAATGTCCCGTGGTGGCGTTTAAGTAA
- a CDS encoding FAD:protein FMN transferase, producing the protein MVIKNQFNRRNFLKYSLSFAAGGAMVAILNPYLRIGNRILEILNPGLEKPFRKSFLSMGSFVDIAIYDRNMKYLPGIMAKAEEEILAIDRLMSSFTETSDLAKVNRAAGHDSVTVDARLCEVMAMARDIGRRTDGVFDPTVLPLLQLYGLRNNHPRIPDERSLEKTLTLVDYRRIHVSRADNRVGLEKQGMAADLGGIAVGYAVDRAVAVLKAHGIEKAVINAGGEVYALGKPAGQEGWHIGIQHPRIPNRLAGKIVLADKAVSTSGNYEFKAQSENRNLGHLFDPYTGAMPDPMLSATVTADTTMEADALSTTAFLMGTDRAAAFITRQRAAGAVFALAGTGQQIDMMRSGRFPKISA; encoded by the coding sequence ATGGTCATAAAAAATCAGTTCAATCGTAGGAATTTCTTGAAATATTCACTTTCATTTGCGGCGGGCGGTGCGATGGTTGCCATCCTGAACCCGTACCTGCGGATCGGGAACCGGATTCTGGAAATCCTCAATCCGGGCTTGGAAAAGCCGTTCAGGAAATCCTTTCTATCCATGGGGTCTTTCGTCGATATTGCGATCTATGACCGGAATATGAAATATCTTCCCGGGATCATGGCAAAGGCGGAAGAAGAGATTTTGGCTATAGATCGTCTCATGAGCAGCTTTACGGAGACAAGCGATCTGGCAAAGGTCAATCGGGCGGCCGGTCACGATAGCGTCACCGTTGACGCGAGGCTTTGTGAAGTCATGGCGATGGCCCGGGATATCGGCCGGAGAACGGACGGCGTTTTCGATCCGACTGTTCTGCCGCTTTTGCAACTCTACGGGTTGCGGAACAATCATCCCCGTATTCCTGATGAAAGGAGTTTGGAAAAAACGCTGACATTGGTGGATTATCGCCGGATCCATGTCAGTCGGGCGGATAACCGTGTCGGTTTGGAGAAGCAGGGCATGGCGGCGGATTTGGGCGGTATTGCCGTTGGCTATGCCGTGGACCGGGCGGTTGCCGTTCTGAAGGCCCATGGAATCGAAAAAGCCGTGATCAATGCGGGAGGGGAGGTCTATGCTTTGGGGAAGCCCGCAGGACAAGAGGGCTGGCATATCGGCATTCAGCATCCTCGTATTCCGAACCGGTTGGCCGGTAAAATCGTTCTTGCGGACAAGGCCGTTTCGACCTCCGGCAATTACGAGTTCAAGGCGCAGAGCGAGAACCGAAACTTGGGACATCTTTTCGACCCCTACACAGGCGCCATGCCGGATCCGATGCTGAGCGCCACCGTCACTGCTGATACGACCATGGAGGCCGACGCCCTTTCGACAACAGCCTTCCTCATGGGAACCGACAGAGCCGCCGCATTCATTACGAGGCAAAGGGCTGCCGGAGCGGTCTTTGCGCTGGCCGGAACGGGCCAACAGATCGACATGATGCGATCAGGAAGATTCCCGAAAATCAGCGCGTAA